Proteins co-encoded in one Brassica oleracea var. oleracea cultivar TO1000 chromosome C4, BOL, whole genome shotgun sequence genomic window:
- the LOC106338681 gene encoding uncharacterized protein LOC106338681, which translates to MKEDDVLPAATATNQKKDSSDSVLFGRGRYKFFAFAALMLLAFWSMFTGTVTLRLSTEDLNRLSEDIGIPTNHESLDVLEMEERERVVKHMWDVYTNSLMV; encoded by the exons ATGAAGGAAGACGATGTCTTGCCGGCGGCGACGGCGACAAATCAGAAGAAGGATAGCTCCGATTCGGTCTTGTTCGGAAGAGGACGTTACAAGTTCTTTGCCTTCGCCGCTCTTATGCTTCTTGCGTTTTGGTCGATGTTCACCGGTACAGTCACTCTCCGGTTATCCACGGAAGATCTAAACCGGTTATCGGAAGATATCGGGATCCCAACGAACCACGAGAGCCTAGACGTTTTG GAAATGGAGGAGAGGGAGAGAGTGGTGAAGCATATGTGGGATGTGTATACTAACAGTCTG ATGGTATAA
- the LOC106338682 gene encoding uncharacterized protein LOC106338682 has protein sequence MRHHLIEGLKDQYMTIENPLDLWNALRHRYDHQKMVLLPKARHDWMHLRFMDFKSVDEYNSALFKIVSILKLCGEEVSDVMMLEKTYTTFNQSNSVLQQQYRTKGFATYTDLISCLLLAETNNELLMKNSGARPAGTAPLPEAHDIEKKDPKETYYAQDNRKPYGHSRGGYRGRRRDNHNGRDNYSTGRRGNHNNRGRGSNYGRGRGSYGRGRGGISKPSHTTKSLCHRCGMDNHWAKNCRTPKHLCELYQESIKNKNPEANMIQENDHDNKGYGYDADDESDRDNKDDQMDFETSDCLKD, from the coding sequence ATGCGCCATCATCTCATTGAAGGTCTTAAGGATCAGTACATGACGATTGAGAATCCATTGGATCTTTGGAATGCTTTAAGGCACAGATATGATCACCAAAAGATGGTGTTGCTTCCAAAGGCAAGGCACGATTGGATGCACCTCAGATTCATGGACTTCAAGTCCGTGGATGAGTACAACTCGGCCTTATTCAAAATCGTCTCAATACTAAAGCTGTGTGGTGAAGAAGTGTCCGATGTGATGATGCTTGAAAAGACCTATACCACTTTCAATCAGTCGAATTCTGTGTTGCAACAGCAATATAGAACAAAAGGTTTTGCCACATACACTGATCTGATCTCCTGTCTACTCTTGGCCGAGACAAATAATGAGCTTCTCATGAAGAACAGTGGAGCTAGACCGGCCGGGACAGCACCATTACCCGAAGCCCATGACATTGAAAAGAAAGATCCCAAAGAAACCTACTATGCCCAAGACAACAGGAAACCATACGGTCATAGCCGTGGTGGGTACAGGGGGCGTAGGCGTGACAATCATAACGGTCGAGATAACTACTCAACCGGCCGAAGAGGAAACCACAATAACCGTGGTCGTGGTTCCAATTACGGTCGGGGCCGAGGGAGTTATGGCCGTGGACGAGGTGGCATATCCAAACCATCTCACACGACCAAGTCCTTATGTCACAGATGCGGGATGGACAATCATTGGGCCAAGAACTGCAGAACTCCAAAGCACTTGTGCGAACTCTATCAAGAGAGTATCAAGAACAAGAACCCGGAGGCAAATATGATCCAAGAAAACGATCATGATAACAAAGGATATGGGTACGATGCTGATGATGAATCGGACAGGGACAACAAGGATGACCAAATGGATTTTGAAACTTCTGATTGTCTAAAGGACTAG
- the LOC106336621 gene encoding uncharacterized protein LOC106336621: MSIKRTSRQDSRFIRAKTIAFWDINACQMPVGLDARDISASVNQTLMNMNYYGKLCLRLYGDTDVDKIGHTDDTLRFCGMPRTTILEQILVDLYGVSLFNRGTPFNMLLIVGDLSKDKAILDAFSLLPKRGWVNVLVCQPSAVEEAEFSSEVKLPPWGKIVDTAFAICEKKQKEREDSRKRAEEIRASYLNGTAEVSRIFGEF, translated from the exons ATGTCTATTAAGAGGACTAGTCGCCAGGACAGTCGATTCATCA GGGCAAAAACAATAGCCTTCTGGGACATCAATGCTTGTCAGATGCCTGTTGGCCTCGATGCAAGAGATATAAGTGCGAGCGTTAACCAGACCCTTATGAACATGAATTACTATGGTAAATTGTGTTTGAGGCTATATGGCGACACTGATGTGGACAAAATCGGTCATACTGATGATACACTTCGGTTCTGTGGCATGCCTC GCACGACAATATTGGAGCAGATATTAGTGGACTTATACGGTGTCTCTCTGTTTAATCGTGGTACACCATTTAATATGTTGCTAATTGTTGGAGATTTATCAAAAGACAAAGCCATCCTCGATGCTTTCAGTCTTTTGCCAAAGAGAGGTTGGGTCAATGTTCTTGTATGTCAGCCATCAGCTGTTGAGGAAGCAGAATTCTCCTCTGAAGTTAAGCTTCCACCTTGGGGTAAAATTGTAGACACTGCTTTTGCGATTTGTGAAAAGAAGCAGAAAGAGAGAGAAGATTCCAGAAAGAGAGCAGAAGAAATACGAGCTTCTTATCTAAATGGAACAGCCGAAGTTAGCCGTATCTTTGGTGAATTCTGA
- the LOC106336623 gene encoding uncharacterized protein LOC106336623 isoform X2 encodes MVGFDSSAGKVVYRTTAALDYNGAGEIYENELPETETADIISRSECPPAVVMNLIEPGDKHQRYGALITGVFSWALNNHPPANLILVVGDVAEHEYRFVGVFTHLISSGYNVAFVQPENQASQILFRLGRRIWLWEKLSLGEGPIRKQKPPNFHYEAKNSSVNFNLLGVGGLACLLIVTTILSRMASS; translated from the exons ATGGTTGGCTTTGACTCATCCGCCGGTAAAGTGGTCTATCGCACAACCGCAG CTTTGGATTACAATGGTGCAGGAGAGATCTATGAAAATGAATTACCCGAAACCGAAACCGC AGATATCATTTCAAGAAGTGAATGCCCACCTGCAGTTGTGATGAATCTCATAGAGCCAG GAGATAAACACCAAAGATATGGTGCGTTGATTACTGGCGTTTTCAGCTGGGCACTTAATAATCATCCACCAGCAAATTTGATACTAGTTGTCGGAGACGTCGCAGAACATGAGTACAGATTCGTTGGTGTTTTCACGCATCTGATTTCTTCAGGGTACAATGTTGCCTTTGTACAGCCTGAAAACCAAGCATCACAAATACTATTTAGGCTTGGAAGAAGAATTTGGCTGTGGGAAAAGCTATCACTTGGAGAAGGCCCTATCCGCAAACAGAAACCTCCAAACTTTCATTATGAAGCCAAAAACTCTTCTGTAAACTTCAATCTGCTTGGCGTTGGAGGCTTGGCTTGTTTACTGATTGTTACAACCATTCTGAGTAGAATGGCCTCAAGCTAA
- the LOC106336623 gene encoding uncharacterized protein LOC106336623 isoform X1, with amino-acid sequence MVGFDSSAGKVVYRTTAALDYNGAGEIYENELPETETAEDIISRSECPPAVVMNLIEPGDKHQRYGALITGVFSWALNNHPPANLILVVGDVAEHEYRFVGVFTHLISSGYNVAFVQPENQASQILFRLGRRIWLWEKLSLGEGPIRKQKPPNFHYEAKNSSVNFNLLGVGGLACLLIVTTILSRMASS; translated from the exons ATGGTTGGCTTTGACTCATCCGCCGGTAAAGTGGTCTATCGCACAACCGCAG CTTTGGATTACAATGGTGCAGGAGAGATCTATGAAAATGAATTACCCGAAACCGAAACCGCCGAAG ATATCATTTCAAGAAGTGAATGCCCACCTGCAGTTGTGATGAATCTCATAGAGCCAG GAGATAAACACCAAAGATATGGTGCGTTGATTACTGGCGTTTTCAGCTGGGCACTTAATAATCATCCACCAGCAAATTTGATACTAGTTGTCGGAGACGTCGCAGAACATGAGTACAGATTCGTTGGTGTTTTCACGCATCTGATTTCTTCAGGGTACAATGTTGCCTTTGTACAGCCTGAAAACCAAGCATCACAAATACTATTTAGGCTTGGAAGAAGAATTTGGCTGTGGGAAAAGCTATCACTTGGAGAAGGCCCTATCCGCAAACAGAAACCTCCAAACTTTCATTATGAAGCCAAAAACTCTTCTGTAAACTTCAATCTGCTTGGCGTTGGAGGCTTGGCTTGTTTACTGATTGTTACAACCATTCTGAGTAGAATGGCCTCAAGCTAA